The Arabidopsis thaliana chromosome 5, partial sequence genomic interval GTGCTTTacattttttgatttttgaagtCAAGCTCTAAATTGAGTCCCGACTCAAAAAGCTTAGTTCACCTAGCATCGAGCTAcattcaaaagataaaaataattcttgCAGTTAATCCGAGCTCAACGCTCGCAGTCACACTTATAAATTGAGCCGAGCTCGACGCTTGCTATtatgtgaaaatgttttacaaaaacCAAGACCTCGTCTTGCTTTAAGTCTTCAAAACAGGATAAGCCGAGAGTTCCTCGCACcttaaagaataaaagagcTCAAAAGCTCACGTATCTTGCTAACCAAATGATAATGGCATGTTTGCAGCTCATCGcaacttatgttttttttagctCATCGGCCCGGCTATCTCGCAGATCGCAAGACAAACCATCTAGCAACCTATATCCTAGATCGCTCGTCAGATCATCTGATAGCTTGCCTTGCAGCTTGTTAGCAAGATCATTTGGTAACCTATCTCACTGCTCGGCTCATCAGTCAGGTCATTTCTCTGCTAGGCATTCAGATCATCTAGGAGAGCATCCCACAGCTCCTCAACAACTCATGAGGTCCATCAGACTACCTAACTCACAAGCTTAGCCTTGTTTTATATCGTCGACGCGTGCCAAGCTAAACTGACGTATCTTGGAGGTTCAACGGATCAAATTTTAATTCGCATCTTCCTAAAGTATAAGCCGAATATTCACTTCTTTTAATTCGGAAAAACTCGAGTTTAGCATTTGGATTTTCCCGAACTGGGGGGGACTAATTGTTGCCGGAATTAGCACCTCCGACAATACCGGCTTAAACCAGAGGAACTACGAATTAGACTGAGATTTCAGTCAAACCGGGGTATCCCGGTTTAGCCTGTTAATGGGCCAAAATAAGGAGCTCATTTGCCGACTTTAGCCCGAAGTAGGGAGACCGTCTAGCCGACTTCCTAattcgaagaaaaagaagttttctCCTTTGAAAATAGCAAGTCTTTGGAGATAAAGGAAATTAGAAGATTCAAGCCTCGAAGAAATAGAAGtttaacaaatcttttaaCCGTCTTAATAGTGTATAAATAGAGGGGTTTGTCCTCTATTTCAAGGATCCGaaatttaatactaaaaaccctagttttcttcattgttcttgggcaaaaccctaactttgtCTCCAAGcaactttgttcttcttttcattgaaTCTTTGGTCACTAAATAGCGAGAGAGAGTtaagtaaatttgtttaccccttttaaacaaatttattgtgTGATTTTCAGAATCAACAaggataaaaataaaataaagagtcTAGTTATGTGGCTTGATGAATAGAAAGCTTTCTGAGATTAGAAATCTTCATCTTGTTCAAGGTCTTGATAGCATCATCGACTCTCCCTACCTTAACATAACCATTGATCATTGCTCTGAATGTTGAAACATCAGGTCCTGCCAACAAGTCATCACCGTCAACGTCGGCAAACATGTCGGCAAAGAGTTTCTCTGCCTCCAACATGTTTCCTTGTTGGCAGAGACTCGCGATCATCCTGGTATAACACGTTCTTCTCACTCGCTCAAACGGGATAGTCTTTTCGCCGAAAAAACCCTCCTTGGACATTATTATGCCAACCGTCTCGGAATCACAGATTTCTATCATATCTAAGAACAATTCCCAGGCCTCTGTTTTCCTACCGTGCTCCACAAGGCATTTCAAAACTCCGTTTCCGGAAATGGTGTTGAGCAATTCAGCATGTTCGAGAGTTGCGAAAATCTCCATAGCCTCCTCGTCTTTGCCTTGCTTGAACCAGTAGTCCATAAACGAAACGTTGAAGATTGCAATCGCCTTGTGATAGTTTCGCCATGGAAGTTTACTATTCGGTCCTTTCAATTCCTCGAAGATTTGGCTAGCCCTTACGAAT includes:
- a CDS encoding Tetratricopeptide repeat (TPR)-like superfamily protein, translating into MLSCNLIIKAHCDQGSVDHALELYRHILLDGSLAPGIETYRILTKALVGAKRLDEACDVVRSMSRCDFAVYDILIRGFLDKGKFVRASQIFEELKGPNSKLPWRNYHKAIAIFNVSFMDYWFKQGKDEEAMEIFATLEHAELLNTISGNGVLKCLVEHGRKTEAWELFLDMIEICDSETVGIIMSKEGFFGEKTIPFERVRRTCYTRMIASLCQQGNMLEAEKLFADMFADVDGDDLLAGPDVSTFRAMINGYVKVGRVDDAIKTLNKMKISNLRKLSIHQAT
- a CDS encoding Tetratricopeptide repeat (TPR)-like superfamily protein (Tetratricopeptide repeat (TPR)-like superfamily protein; CONTAINS InterPro DOMAIN/s: Pentatricopeptide repeat (InterPro:IPR002885); BEST Arabidopsis thaliana protein match is: Tetratricopeptide repeat (TPR)-like superfamily protein (TAIR:AT5G28340.1); Has 30201 Blast hits to 17322 proteins in 780 species: Archae - 12; Bacteria - 1396; Metazoa - 17338; Fungi - 3422; Plants - 5037; Viruses - 0; Other Eukaryotes - 2996 (source: NCBI BLink).) — protein: MGRVHAECDNITNERFKHNNYYCPDCKIQHELAPTILEEQNSVFNASVVHVGQGSSHQVNGKGIQAAEPKSGSLVLIKGPTKQSFVGYDEAISLFDYFFNESQTLPNMLSCNLIIKAHCDQGSVDHALELYRHILLDGSLAPGIETYRILTKALVGAKRLDEACDVVRSMSRCDFAVYDILIRGFLDKGKFVRASQIFEELKGPNSKLPWRNYHKAIAIFNVSFMDYWFKQGKDEEAMEIFATLEHAELLNTISGNGVLKCLVEHGRKTEAWELFLDMIEICDSETVGIIMSKEGFFGEKTIPFERVRRTCYTRMIASLCQQGNMLEAEKLFADMFADVDGDDLLAGPDVSTFRAMINGYVKVGRVDDAIKTLNKMKISNLRKLSIHQAT